CTGCTGCCTTCCGATACATGCACTACGTCGGCTTTCTCTTCCCTCGGGTGGAAGATTATCCTCATCGACCACAACTATACGTATTTCGGGGTTCAATTTCGCGGCCTGCACGCTTGCTACATCCGGCTCCATACAGCCCATTACTGGACTGCACGCGGGTTCGCTACGGACCTGTCGGCTCAACGTTGGTCCGGTCGGACTTGCCTTGCTACCGTCTGTGGCGCACCGACTGAGCAGCATCAACGAGTTTCAGAAACCTCCTTTCTTGAGGTCATTCCCTCGCTTCGGATTTATCTTGGCGCGAGCATGGCATGGTTACGCAATGATCTCGGTTAGGCCCTCGACCACCTGGACCATTTCTTCCTGAGAAACCTTACCCAGGAGCCTTCCAATTCTCTCCACGGAGAGGGTTCGAATTTGACTGATCTTAACCCATGACCGTTTTGGTAGATTTACTCCTCTCAACTCAAGAGTCAAAGGGAAACCCGCCTTCTGGGGCTGGCTTGTGATAGCCACAGCTATGACCGTTCCCGACCGCTCATTAAAGATATCGTGGCTGAGGATCAAAACCGGGCGCAGTCCGGCTTGCTCCCTGCCTCTTGTCGGGTTTAGGTCCGCCCATCGGATCTCGCCCCTCAATATTCTGGCCATTGG
The window above is part of the Syntrophorhabdales bacterium genome. Proteins encoded here:
- a CDS encoding type II toxin-antitoxin system PemK/MazF family toxin, whose translation is PMARILRGEIRWADLNPTRGREQAGLRPVLILSHDIFNERSGTVIAVAITSQPQKAGFPLTLELRGVNLPKRSWVKISQIRTLSVERIGRLLGKVSQEEMVQVVEGLTEIIA